The following nucleotide sequence is from Methanobrevibacter gottschalkii DSM 11977.
CCTGTAAATATTTTTAAAATTGTTGTTGAATTTTTACCATCTAAAATTGCTTGGGATGGTGAAGTGATTGTTAATTTCTTTGACATAGAAATGGTATCATCACCTTTTGAAACAAATTTACCGCTTAATTTTATTGTATCTCCTGCACTTGATTTATCAATAGCATTTTGAATATCCCTAAAAGTACCTCCGTTTACTGAATAAGTTTTTGCTTTTAATGCGGGATTTTGATTAGTATCCGACATTGATTTATTTTTCTGAGAATTTTCTAGTTTATCTTCAACATTTACACCAGACCCCAATTTATCACTCTCGTTTAAATCTGCAGCATATGAATGCTCAATGCTAACTCCAAGAGAAGTAAAGATTAGACAAACAAAGATTAATGAAATGAGGAAAGGTTTGCCAATAACTATCTTTTGAATTTTGTTTAACATTTTCTAACCTCTATCGAGGACATTATCACCATTAATTAACAAAAGTTATTAATCAGCAATTAAACTTCTTATTTCAAGTTCTTTTTTAAAAAGGGCAAATCATATTTATCAAATTTTAAAAGAATAATCTTAATTTAAAGGTAATCTATAAATTAGATACTTTACACAAAAAATTTTAAATCAAATTTAATGCCAAAATCAAATATTATTCTTCAATTTAATACAAAGAAATATCCTTTTTTAAATCCGTACAAAATTTAACTGAAAATAAAAGATAATCTCTTTAAATCCTCAAAAAATCTATTAAATAGCAATTTATTTAAATTTTTTGTTATAAATGATTTAAAATTAATATAATCAAAAAATATTAGATTTAAAAAGAAATATTTTAAAGTTATCTTAACAAAATATTTTATGGATAAAGTTGATAAATAACTATTAGTTAACATAGGGATTGGAATAATGAAAAAACAAATAGCGATAATATTAATGATTCTGTTAATAGCTGCACCAATTGTGCAAGGAGTGTGTGCATCAAAAACTGCATTCATTACATCAGATAATTTAATAGATGAAAAAACTGATACAAATATGCTAAATTCAATTAAGAATTATGTTGAAGAGATAAGTAACGGTGAAATTCAAGTAATCGTCGATAACGAAGCTCCAGGACCTGGAGAAGGTTGGCGATCAATAAGTGTAACAAGTGATGTGAGTATTGACATAGCAGCATCAGATGCTGGAAACTACATACAACTTGCATCTGCAGCAACTGCTGGAAACAAACAAATTATCTTTATAAACACTGGTGATTTTGACTTAGATAACCATTCTAATTTTTTGAGAAGAGCATGGGATGACAATTATTCAAATGAATCACTTGCAGGAGTGCGTGACCCCGGAACACTTCTTAACAATGCAGGAATACAATATATCCAACTTGCTAAAGACTATCCGGACAATATTGATAATAATGGTCTTTTAGATAAATATGATGATAAAATGAACCATGAAATAGCTGAGAAAATAGTCAATATTGTTAATAACTATGACAACAGTTCAACAAAAGAATTAAGTGATAATTTAATAGTAAAAAATAAAATATCCCCAAAAGGAATGGCTGATGCAAGTAAAATGCTTGTTGAAAGTGGAGATAAAGAAATGAATGGACCATATGGTTCCTATTCAACACCACAATTACTTTATCAGACCAGTACTTATCTCAATGGTGATGGAATTGACATTCCTAAAGACTATAAAAAACCAGACAACCCATTAGGAATTTCATTTTTAACCAAAGACACTTACAGTGTTTATGATTATTTCAAAATGGCAGGAATAGTTAAAAATTATATGGATGCGAATGGAAAAGCACCAGATTCGATTGAATATGAAGGAGCCCATATAAGCTATTATGATTTAACATATAATTTTGCTAAAATAGTTCAAAATCATACTGATGCAAATCATATGGGCTTTGAAAGTGAGTATCACTTTGATAAAGTAAACGATTCAATATTATTACATATATTACCATTTGTATTAATATTTGTTGTGTTATTCCTAGCATATATGCTTATGAAAAGAATTAAAAGATTTAAAAGAAAATAGAGGAATTATTATGAAAAGATATATATCAGAATTAATAGGAACAATGGTTCTTGTATTATTCGGTTGTGGAAGTGCTGCTATTGCAGGTTCCATGTTAGGTACAGTTGGTATTGCATTAGCATTTGGTTTATCAATTGTTGCTATGGCCTACGTTATTGGAGACATCTCAGGATGTCACATCAACCCTGCTGTTTCAATTGGTATGTGGATTGATGGAAGATTAGAAACAAAAGATTTAGTTATGTACATCGTATTCCAATGTATTGGTGCAATTATTGGAATTGGTCTTTTAGCTATTATTATTAACTCTGCACCAGTTCTTGGAGGTTATGAAGCCACAGGACTTGGTCAAAATGGATTTGGATCTGCATCCAGTGTAGGTTTAAATGTTTTTGGAGCAATAATTGTTGAGATAATTCTGACCTTTGTATTTGTATTTACAGTTCTTGGAGTTACTAAAAAAGCAGAAAATGGTGCGGTTGCAGGCATAGTTATTGGTTTAACTCTTGCATTTGTACATATTATGGGAATTCCATTGACTGGAACTTCTGTTAACCCAGCACGTAGTATAGCACCTGCACTATTCCTCGGTGGACAAGCACTCGAACAAGTTTGGGTATTTATTTTAGCACCGATTATTGGTGCAATTATTGCAGGTACCTTATTTAAAGGATTAACCTCAGAGGATGAATAATTCCTCTTATTTTTTCTTTTTTTAAATTTTAATACTTCCAATATAAGTATGACCTTCAATACTATCAAAATTAGCTTTAATTTCAAATTCAAATCTTTTTTCATTAGACACATACATATGGGCTAAAGCAATTCCCATATCAATTGGATTCCATTTTTTAAGAACTTGACGTTTCAATATATTCTGTTTTACCTGATAAACATCAAAACCCTCATTTGTATGTTTAAAATACCATGGCTGTGAGTTAATAGCTGATGGAGCAAGCTGTGCAGGAATTAGTTTTTCATCTTCATAATCACAGATTTTAGATAATTCTTTTCTTCTGAATTTAGATAAATCCCTTGTCATCTCATCAGACTTACCAAAAGCTATTGCAATTACAAAATCAGAAGATTTATTCTTTGGAACATCCATTCCAACCCAACAAGTTCCAATACTTATGCTTTGAAGATATAGGCAAAGTTGTTGGAAAATAAAACCTATATTTGTTAAATAATTTTCTTTTTTCTCGGAGTAAATAGCTAAATAGTAAGGAGCAGACCAACGGTTACGAACATTAACTTCCTCATGGGTTAGAATTTCATAATTATAATTAATTTCGCTATTTAATAGCTTAACCGATTCCATAAAATCATGAATCAAATCCATGTCAATAGCATCATCCATATATTTACGGCAAGATTTTCTAATGTAAATTTGTTCTTGAAAATTCATTATCAACAAATCTTTAAATTATCATTATTAAAATTTATGAAACTAAAATCCGCTATCCCATCACATCATTTACTGATCTGAGTACATCCGCCAATCACATCTGAAATCTTAGCAGACATTTAAACCTGCCCAATATGCAAAACTTTCATTCGAGTATTCCAATACATTACAGTTATACATGATTTGAAAAATTTAATGAATATCATTTATCATTTCAATAACTGCAAGAAGATAGTCTTATTCTAATCAAGTCAATATTTATTAAAATTTAAATAATATCTAAAAGATACCATATAGATAAGGTGAATATATGAAAATTGTAATCGCAATTGGAGGATCAATTTTACTTAAAGAATATGATTGTAAAAAATTTCAGGAATATAGTGCTATTTTAAAAGATTTATCTACTGAACATGAATTATTCGTTGTAGTAGGTGGTGGAAAACCTGCTAGAGAATATATTAATGTAGTTCGTGATTTAGGTGCCGGTGAAGCACAATGTGATGACATTGGAATTGAAGTAACAAGAATCAATGCTAAATTAATGCTTTCAGCCCTTGGTGATGCGGCATATCAAAGAGTACCTCACAATTTCCAAGAAGCTTTAGAATTCTCAGCTACTGGAAAAATAATAGTAATGGGAGGAACTGAACCTGCACACAGTACTGATGCAGTATCTGCAATTTTAGCAGAATACATTCAAGCAGATAAACTCATCAACTTAACTTCTGTTGATGGAATGTATACAAAAGATCCCAATAAATTTGATGATGCAGAGCTTGTTTCTGAAATTACCGCAACTGAATTGCTTAACTTTTTAAGTGATAAAGATGTTAAAGCTGGAACTTATGAATTCTTCGACACTACTGCTGTTCAGATGATTAAAAGATCTGATTTGGAAACTGTTATTACAAACGGTTTTAAACCAGAAAACTTAATTAAAGCAGTCAACGGAGAAACTGTAGGAACAAAAATTATTAACGAATAGGTGATTTAGTGGATAATCTTGTTGATATTGGCCTGAATTTAATGCATTCTTCATTTAAAAAAGACAGAGTTGAACTTATTGAGGAAGCAAAAAAAGTAGGTGTTAACCAATTCATTATCACAGGAACTAATGTTCATTCAAGCCAGATGGCAGCTGAATATGCTTCAAAATACCCCGGAACTTTGTTTTCAACTTCAGGTGTCCATCCACATGATGCTAAAACATGCAATGGACACACAATGTTCGAACTTGAAAAAATAGCTAAAAATGATTGTGTTGTGGCTATTGGAGAATGCGGTCTTGATTATAACAGAAACTTCTCCCCACAAGATTTGCAAAGAAAATGGTTTGAAGCTCAAATTGAAGTGGCTGAAAGGATAAATATGCCATTATTCTTACATGAAAGAGAAGCACATGAAGATTTATACAACATATTAAAAAGACATGATAATGTTATTGAAAAATCAGTAGTGCATTGTTTTACTGGAACAAAACAAGAAGCACAAAATTATATTGATTTAGGTTGTTTTATTGGTGTTACCGGATGGATTTGCGATATGAAAAGAGGAAGAAATCTTCAAGAAGCAGTAAGTGCAATTCCTCCTGAAAAATTAATGATTGAAACAGATGCACCCTTTTTAATACCAAAAAATTTCGAATTTAAACCTAAAAAAAATAGAAATGAACCAAAATATTTACCTCATATCCTCGAAACAATTGCACTTTGCATGGGAATAGATGCTGAAGAGCTTGGAGAGCAAGTTAGCAGAAATACTAAAGAATTTTTTAAAATATAAG
It contains:
- a CDS encoding nitroreductase family protein, producing MNFQEQIYIRKSCRKYMDDAIDMDLIHDFMESVKLLNSEINYNYEILTHEEVNVRNRWSAPYYLAIYSEKKENYLTNIGFIFQQLCLYLQSISIGTCWVGMDVPKNKSSDFVIAIAFGKSDEMTRDLSKFRRKELSKICDYEDEKLIPAQLAPSAINSQPWYFKHTNEGFDVYQVKQNILKRQVLKKWNPIDMGIALAHMYVSNEKRFEFEIKANFDSIEGHTYIGSIKI
- the pyrH gene encoding UMP kinase, coding for MKIVIAIGGSILLKEYDCKKFQEYSAILKDLSTEHELFVVVGGGKPAREYINVVRDLGAGEAQCDDIGIEVTRINAKLMLSALGDAAYQRVPHNFQEALEFSATGKIIVMGGTEPAHSTDAVSAILAEYIQADKLINLTSVDGMYTKDPNKFDDAELVSEITATELLNFLSDKDVKAGTYEFFDTTAVQMIKRSDLETVITNGFKPENLIKAVNGETVGTKIINE
- a CDS encoding MIP family channel protein, with protein sequence MKRYISELIGTMVLVLFGCGSAAIAGSMLGTVGIALAFGLSIVAMAYVIGDISGCHINPAVSIGMWIDGRLETKDLVMYIVFQCIGAIIGIGLLAIIINSAPVLGGYEATGLGQNGFGSASSVGLNVFGAIIVEIILTFVFVFTVLGVTKKAENGAVAGIVIGLTLAFVHIMGIPLTGTSVNPARSIAPALFLGGQALEQVWVFILAPIIGAIIAGTLFKGLTSEDE
- a CDS encoding TatD family hydrolase; this encodes MDNLVDIGLNLMHSSFKKDRVELIEEAKKVGVNQFIITGTNVHSSQMAAEYASKYPGTLFSTSGVHPHDAKTCNGHTMFELEKIAKNDCVVAIGECGLDYNRNFSPQDLQRKWFEAQIEVAERINMPLFLHEREAHEDLYNILKRHDNVIEKSVVHCFTGTKQEAQNYIDLGCFIGVTGWICDMKRGRNLQEAVSAIPPEKLMIETDAPFLIPKNFEFKPKKNRNEPKYLPHILETIALCMGIDAEELGEQVSRNTKEFFKI
- a CDS encoding adhesin is translated as MKKQIAIILMILLIAAPIVQGVCASKTAFITSDNLIDEKTDTNMLNSIKNYVEEISNGEIQVIVDNEAPGPGEGWRSISVTSDVSIDIAASDAGNYIQLASAATAGNKQIIFINTGDFDLDNHSNFLRRAWDDNYSNESLAGVRDPGTLLNNAGIQYIQLAKDYPDNIDNNGLLDKYDDKMNHEIAEKIVNIVNNYDNSSTKELSDNLIVKNKISPKGMADASKMLVESGDKEMNGPYGSYSTPQLLYQTSTYLNGDGIDIPKDYKKPDNPLGISFLTKDTYSVYDYFKMAGIVKNYMDANGKAPDSIEYEGAHISYYDLTYNFAKIVQNHTDANHMGFESEYHFDKVNDSILLHILPFVLIFVVLFLAYMLMKRIKRFKRK